Proteins encoded within one genomic window of Alphaproteobacteria bacterium HT1-32:
- a CDS encoding redoxin family protein, which translates to MALSKNDKMPVVNVGVMTENGPGVISTEEIFAGKTVALFGLPGAFTKTCSSQHLPGYVRNAEALKTKGVDSIVCISVNDPWVMHAWGESQEVGDKVMMVGDGALNFTKAVGLEVDLNDKCYGPRCKRFSALVVDGVVKSVHYEDSGFGETSAEKLLEDL; encoded by the coding sequence ATGGCCCTTTCAAAGAATGACAAAATGCCTGTCGTAAATGTTGGCGTCATGACCGAAAACGGTCCCGGCGTGATTTCGACTGAAGAAATTTTTGCCGGCAAGACTGTCGCCCTGTTCGGTCTGCCCGGTGCTTTTACAAAGACCTGTTCGTCTCAGCATCTGCCGGGATATGTACGAAATGCGGAAGCATTGAAGACAAAGGGCGTCGACAGCATCGTCTGCATTTCCGTCAATGACCCCTGGGTCATGCATGCCTGGGGCGAATCACAGGAAGTTGGCGACAAGGTCATGATGGTCGGCGACGGCGCCCTCAACTTCACCAAGGCTGTCGGTCTTGAAGTTGATCTCAACGACAAATGCTACGGTCCGCGCTGCAAGCGTTTCTCAGCCCTCGTCGTGGATGGTGTCGTCAAATCGGTCCATTATGAAGACAGCGGCTTCGGCGAGACCAGTGCAGAGAAACTGCTGGAAGATCTGTGA
- a CDS encoding FkbM family methyltransferase: protein MMQIFHILRQFRDHRAAGGGASALRLVMYQIIGRKRLIAIRINGLDVRVRSGTPDINVALDCLHFGEFSEMTRLAGSAEVIVDAGGYIGTSAIALAQACPGARIIVLEPSAENYAVLCQNVADWPTITAVNAALSDRDGRAVLYDRGSGEWGFTMVAGARDTDHVDALGEIDMISIPTLMERFSVPQIDVLKLDIEGGEKAVLESADQWRDQVGLIVAELHDRIVAGCSEAFRHATKGWDMIPFSGEKQACRNPEYKTREVEER, encoded by the coding sequence ATGATGCAGATATTTCACATTCTCAGACAATTCAGGGATCACAGGGCAGCGGGTGGCGGGGCGAGTGCGCTGCGTCTCGTCATGTATCAGATCATCGGCAGGAAAAGGCTGATTGCCATCCGGATCAATGGTCTTGATGTCCGGGTGCGCAGCGGAACTCCGGATATAAATGTTGCACTGGATTGCCTGCATTTCGGCGAATTTTCAGAGATGACCCGGCTGGCCGGTTCAGCAGAGGTCATTGTGGATGCCGGTGGTTATATCGGCACTTCCGCCATCGCACTGGCACAGGCCTGTCCGGGTGCGCGCATCATCGTGCTGGAACCTTCGGCAGAAAATTATGCTGTTCTTTGTCAGAATGTGGCGGACTGGCCGACAATAACCGCGGTGAATGCGGCGCTTTCTGACCGGGACGGACGGGCAGTTCTCTATGACCGTGGCAGCGGTGAGTGGGGATTCACAATGGTTGCCGGGGCCCGTGATACGGATCATGTCGATGCTCTCGGTGAGATCGATATGATCTCAATACCAACACTGATGGAAAGGTTTTCAGTACCGCAGATTGATGTGCTGAAGCTGGATATCGAAGGCGGTGAGAAAGCCGTTCTGGAATCTGCCGATCAGTGGCGCGATCAGGTCGGGCTGATCGTTGCCGAACTGCATGACCGTATTGTTGCGGGATGCAGCGAAGCTTTCCGGCATGCGACGAAAGGCTGGGATATGATTCCCTTCAGTGGTGAGAAACAGGCCTGCCGGAATCCGGAATACAAAACCAGAGAAGTGGAAGAGCGCTGA
- a CDS encoding SDR family oxidoreductase — MIMSEFAGCSAFVAGAGGGIGLAIANDLLAAGANVGMADQKPEPEGLVPGSGQYRYFQGDLSDEGFVRAAIGGTAVAFGGLRYLVNTVGVLWFDRDLSCLDPAMDMAVWDQVFSVNVKSMALSARHAVPLMRAGGGGAMVHFSSIDATMGDSKPQDAYGASKAAVIRLSKSLAVQLAGEGIRSNAILPAGTASPMQQRWEDDPAARDRLAAAIPLGRVGTVQDMANACLFLLSDKAGFITGTELVVDGGVTAGS; from the coding sequence CTGATCATGTCAGAATTTGCAGGATGTTCGGCCTTTGTTGCAGGGGCTGGTGGCGGTATCGGGCTGGCAATAGCCAATGATCTGCTGGCGGCAGGTGCGAATGTTGGTATGGCGGATCAGAAGCCCGAACCTGAAGGTCTTGTTCCGGGCAGCGGCCAGTATCGTTATTTTCAGGGTGATTTGTCAGACGAAGGATTCGTTCGTGCGGCCATCGGCGGCACAGCGGTCGCCTTTGGCGGACTGCGCTATCTCGTCAATACGGTTGGCGTTCTCTGGTTTGACCGTGACCTTTCCTGTCTTGATCCGGCCATGGATATGGCGGTCTGGGATCAGGTGTTTTCTGTCAATGTGAAGTCCATGGCTTTGTCCGCCCGGCATGCGGTACCGCTGATGCGTGCCGGTGGCGGCGGGGCGATGGTTCATTTTTCATCGATCGACGCAACGATGGGCGACAGCAAGCCGCAGGATGCCTACGGTGCGTCAAAGGCGGCGGTGATCCGTCTGTCAAAATCACTGGCAGTCCAGCTGGCAGGTGAGGGCATCCGGTCCAATGCCATTCTGCCCGCCGGGACCGCTTCACCGATGCAGCAGCGATGGGAAGATGATCCGGCTGCCCGCGACAGGCTGGCAGCAGCAATTCCGCTCGGTCGGGTGGGAACAGTTCAGGACATGGCCAATGCCTGCCTGTTCCTGCTCTCAGACAAGGCGGGTTTCATCACCGGCACGGAACTGGTCGTCGATGGTGGTGTGACGGCGGGTAGCTGA
- a CDS encoding MarR family transcriptional regulator encodes MRTAAMMSDETEPQVYHVEEAIGHVIRRVHQRATAIFLDVMQETGLTPTQFAALAKLHDEGALSQNHLGRLTAMDPATTQGVIRRLVERGLIQRAADETDRRRAVLRLSDAGEELAQKAISLGFDVTNRVLEPLSPRERARFVSLLERLV; translated from the coding sequence ATGCGGACAGCAGCGATGATGAGCGATGAAACCGAACCCCAAGTCTATCATGTCGAGGAGGCGATCGGGCATGTGATTCGTCGCGTGCATCAGCGTGCAACGGCGATTTTCCTCGATGTCATGCAGGAGACGGGGCTGACTCCGACCCAGTTTGCCGCCCTGGCCAAGTTGCATGACGAGGGTGCTTTGTCCCAGAATCATCTGGGGCGGCTGACAGCGATGGACCCGGCAACCACGCAGGGCGTGATCCGGCGTCTGGTCGAACGTGGTCTGATTCAGCGGGCGGCAGATGAAACGGATCGCAGACGGGCCGTGCTGCGCCTTTCCGACGCCGGGGAAGAACTGGCGCAGAAGGCAATTTCTCTGGGGTTTGATGTGACGAACCGCGTCCTGGAACCGCTGTCGCCGCGGGAGAGGGCCCGGTTTGTCAGTCTTCTGGAGAGGCTGGTCTGA
- a CDS encoding xanthine dehydrogenase family protein subunit M, with the protein MGAYVRPSTLADAVSAVGSEDYVILAGGTDFYPARVGKPVRENILDLSAVTELRGVSDKGDHWRIGATTTWTDIVRADLPACFDGLKQAALEVGGVQIQNAGTLCGNICNASPAADGMPPLLTLDATVELADRNGVSRIALSDFVLGNRRTARRPDQLVTGLLIPKVSPSANAAFYKLGARKYLVISIVMAAGVIEIDPQGCVSAARIAIGACSEVAQRLPLLEADLKGREVKGNLSAGLSPDHFQNLSPIDDVRGSAAYRLEAAIEAVRRVLDAIGENA; encoded by the coding sequence ATGGGAGCGTATGTTAGGCCATCCACTCTGGCCGATGCCGTGTCGGCGGTCGGGTCAGAAGACTATGTCATTTTAGCGGGCGGAACGGATTTCTATCCGGCGCGTGTCGGAAAGCCGGTGCGGGAGAATATTCTCGACCTGTCGGCTGTGACTGAACTGCGCGGGGTCTCTGACAAAGGTGACCACTGGCGGATTGGCGCGACAACGACCTGGACAGATATCGTCCGGGCCGACCTGCCTGCCTGTTTTGACGGACTGAAGCAGGCAGCACTTGAAGTAGGTGGTGTCCAGATTCAGAACGCCGGAACCCTCTGCGGCAATATCTGTAATGCTTCCCCGGCGGCGGACGGGATGCCGCCGCTGCTGACCCTTGATGCGACTGTTGAACTTGCCGACCGCAATGGCGTCAGCCGTATCGCGTTATCCGACTTCGTGCTGGGTAATCGCAGGACAGCGCGACGCCCGGATCAACTGGTGACCGGATTGCTGATCCCGAAAGTCTCTCCATCTGCAAACGCTGCCTTCTACAAGCTGGGTGCCCGGAAATATCTGGTGATCTCCATCGTCATGGCCGCGGGTGTCATTGAGATTGATCCGCAAGGCTGTGTGTCGGCCGCCCGCATCGCTATTGGTGCCTGTTCGGAAGTGGCACAACGCCTGCCGCTATTGGAAGCCGATCTGAAAGGACGGGAGGTGAAGGGTAATCTGTCAGCCGGTCTGTCACCGGATCATTTTCAAAACCTGTCGCCGATTGACGATGTCAGGGGCTCAGCCGCTTATCGGCTGGAAGCTGCTATCGAGGCTGTCCGCCGGGTGCTCGACGCAATTGGGGAGAACGCATGA
- a CDS encoding molybdopterin-dependent oxidoreductase: MDGQQRTTVDAENISFRVNGKPVSVSGSPLRRLAEVLRHDLGLTGTKVGCNAGDCGACTVLVDGEQVCSCMMPVGQATGRDISTVEGLSSGVEMNPLQQAFQRHGAAQCGICTPGMLMAATDLLQRNAAPDRQAVMDALGGVLCRCTGYQKIVEAVLDVASTGSVAEAGADGYVGARLPRIDGVAKVTGAERFGADAIPEDALWLRVIRSPHASAEITLGDMSSVLARDGIERVLTAADVPFNGFGIYPDIKDQPVLTDRIVRYRGQAVVAVVGSYEAIAALDPSDVPVSYTALPSVTGVEEAMAEGAPQVLPDRPGNLLIDGWVRKGDIAKGFGEAAAVAEDDFRTGFVEHAYIEPEAGWARRVGNRIEITACTQAPYMDRDETANVMQLAPEDVRIIPTGCGGGFGGKLDISVQPLVAVAAWLCNKPVATIYERPDSMMSSTKRHPSSIYAKFACDRDGYLQACEMDAIFNTGAYASWGPTVAGRVPVHASGPYFVPHVSNRGRAYFTNEPPSGAFRGFGVPQAAIAHECLLDDLAEQIGLDRLEFRRRNAIAAGQETACSHLLEASAGLGECLDELRPHWETALAEAERLNAGGGKTRRGVGIGCMWYGIGNTSMSNPSTIRVGLKPDGRFVLFSGAVDIGQGSYTIVPQIVAEALGVSLDHFDFVFGDTDLTPDAGKTSASRQTFVTGKAAELAGRDLRSQILRAANAGPEARIEMTAGRLTVITGEDAREIDPARLPLREDGSFVLMGEGTFDPPTEPLDENGQGIPYATYGFAAQMAEVDVDPILGTVKVRRIVAAHDVGRAINPTQVEGQIHGGIAQGLGLALMEEYIPGRTENLHDYLIPTFGDMPEMEVILVEDEEPLGPYGAKGVGEPGLVATAPAIFGAVRHAVGVRVRQAPLLPHRLRQMIVEKETS; encoded by the coding sequence ATGGACGGGCAACAGAGAACGACTGTTGATGCCGAAAACATCAGCTTCCGGGTAAACGGCAAGCCTGTTTCAGTTTCCGGCTCCCCCCTGCGTCGTCTGGCAGAGGTGTTGCGTCATGATCTGGGCCTGACGGGTACCAAGGTCGGCTGTAATGCCGGGGATTGTGGTGCCTGCACCGTGCTGGTGGATGGTGAGCAGGTTTGCTCCTGCATGATGCCGGTAGGGCAGGCGACAGGGCGGGATATTTCCACCGTCGAAGGGTTGTCGTCCGGCGTTGAAATGAACCCTCTGCAGCAGGCATTTCAGCGCCATGGGGCGGCGCAATGCGGCATCTGTACACCGGGTATGCTGATGGCTGCGACCGATCTGCTGCAACGAAATGCAGCGCCGGACCGGCAGGCTGTCATGGATGCGCTGGGTGGGGTGCTTTGTCGCTGCACCGGTTATCAGAAGATTGTCGAGGCAGTGCTGGATGTCGCGAGTACTGGTAGTGTCGCAGAAGCTGGCGCGGATGGCTATGTTGGTGCCCGGCTGCCGCGGATTGATGGCGTAGCAAAGGTAACAGGCGCTGAACGCTTTGGCGCAGATGCCATACCGGAGGATGCGCTCTGGCTTCGGGTGATCCGTTCGCCTCATGCCTCGGCGGAAATTACGCTTGGTGACATGTCGTCGGTGCTGGCGCGCGACGGGATTGAACGTGTGCTGACGGCGGCTGATGTTCCGTTCAACGGCTTTGGTATCTATCCCGATATCAAGGACCAGCCGGTTCTGACCGACCGGATCGTGCGTTATCGGGGACAGGCAGTTGTGGCTGTGGTCGGCTCGTATGAGGCAATTGCCGCGCTTGATCCGTCTGACGTCCCCGTCAGCTATACAGCGTTGCCTTCTGTGACAGGTGTCGAAGAAGCGATGGCAGAGGGCGCGCCGCAGGTGCTGCCGGACAGGCCGGGAAACCTGTTGATTGATGGCTGGGTGCGAAAGGGTGATATCGCAAAAGGTTTTGGTGAGGCGGCAGCGGTTGCGGAAGATGATTTCCGGACCGGGTTTGTCGAACATGCCTATATCGAACCGGAAGCAGGCTGGGCGCGCCGGGTTGGCAATCGCATCGAAATCACGGCCTGTACCCAGGCCCCCTATATGGACCGGGACGAGACGGCGAATGTCATGCAGCTTGCTCCGGAGGATGTACGGATCATTCCGACAGGCTGCGGCGGTGGTTTCGGCGGCAAGCTGGATATTTCGGTGCAGCCTCTGGTCGCGGTCGCGGCATGGCTGTGCAATAAGCCGGTCGCGACGATCTATGAGCGACCGGACAGCATGATGTCCTCGACGAAGCGGCACCCCTCCAGCATTTACGCGAAATTTGCCTGTGACCGGGATGGTTATCTTCAGGCCTGTGAGATGGATGCCATCTTCAATACAGGTGCCTATGCGTCCTGGGGGCCGACTGTCGCGGGGCGGGTGCCCGTTCATGCCAGTGGCCCGTATTTCGTGCCGCATGTTTCAAACCGGGGCCGGGCCTATTTCACCAATGAGCCGCCGTCAGGCGCATTCCGCGGGTTTGGTGTGCCACAGGCAGCGATTGCGCATGAATGTCTGCTGGATGACCTGGCAGAGCAGATCGGACTGGACCGTCTTGAATTCCGTCGCCGCAATGCAATCGCCGCAGGGCAGGAGACCGCCTGCAGTCATCTGCTGGAAGCAAGCGCCGGGCTTGGTGAATGTCTCGATGAATTAAGACCTCATTGGGAAACCGCTCTGGCCGAGGCTGAGAGGCTGAATGCCGGAGGCGGCAAAACCCGTCGGGGCGTCGGAATTGGCTGCATGTGGTACGGAATTGGAAATACATCCATGTCCAATCCCTCAACGATCCGCGTCGGGCTGAAACCGGACGGCAGGTTCGTTCTGTTCTCGGGTGCTGTGGATATTGGCCAGGGTTCCTACACCATTGTGCCGCAGATTGTTGCGGAGGCACTGGGTGTCAGCCTCGATCATTTTGATTTTGTGTTTGGGGATACCGATCTGACCCCCGACGCCGGCAAGACATCTGCGTCGCGTCAGACATTCGTGACGGGTAAGGCTGCGGAACTGGCGGGCAGGGATCTTCGCAGTCAGATTCTGCGTGCCGCAAATGCCGGGCCGGAAGCCCGTATTGAGATGACCGCCGGCCGGCTGACCGTCATCACGGGCGAAGATGCCCGGGAGATTGACCCGGCCCGGCTGCCACTCCGGGAGGATGGCAGTTTCGTGCTGATGGGCGAGGGAACCTTTGACCCGCCGACGGAACCTCTGGATGAAAATGGCCAGGGGATCCCCTATGCAACCTACGGCTTTGCTGCACAGATGGCCGAAGTCGATGTCGATCCGATTCTGGGGACGGTAAAGGTGCGGCGCATTGTTGCGGCCCATGATGTCGGCCGGGCGATCAATCCGACGCAGGTTGAAGGTCAGATTCACGGCGGCATTGCACAGGGGCTCGGTCTGGCGCTGATGGAGGAATATATTCCGGGGCGGACAGAAAACCTGCATGATTATCTGATCCCGACATTCGGGGATATGCCCGAAATGGAAGTGATACTGGTTGAAGATGAAGAACCTCTCGGCCCCTATGGGGCAAAAGGGGTTGGTGAACCGGGGCTGGTGGCAACCGCCCCGGCTATCTTTGGTGCCGTGCGGCATGCTGTCGGTGTCCGGGTTCGTCAGGCACCGTTGCTGCCGCATCGTCTGCGACAGATGATTGTCGAGAAGGAGACAAGCTGA
- a CDS encoding 6-hydroxynicotinate reductase, with protein MAEATDAADGLVRCDACPVLCRIREGKTGACDRYANVEGVLTRVDPLVITQRADKIVPFVEGEWDGNPVTEPEKFITGVGSGTTYPDYKPAPFIVSSVIDGVDTVTVVSEGIFSYCGLKAKIDTDRYLGPEQAAVRCEGEQIGHVTTAEYGSQMLALGGVRHLTGGSKKEGNVTCQAMLDLCNRKAVELTIDDGSTLILQAGEPPVVDGLKENRMRVGCGSATIGIFAQQWQGHADEVIVVDDHITGVLTEHQAGRFLDMPPAGIRVRGRKSTPGRYFQVADHGSGWGGTNVSDPLAIIDRINPKTAWPGMRLLMVSTTGEDSAWFVLDEDLKPQPADMPEPVQVVVDRIAENCEPALCSILFMAGAGGSLRAGVTENPVRLTNSVKQSLTRVTCGGAPVFVWPGGGITIMADVTRMPENSFGYVPTPALVAPIEFTLSREDYVALGGHSDHIVTLEEVLRRDRLKLENNRPENPWPSAGKLH; from the coding sequence ATGGCTGAAGCCACAGATGCTGCTGATGGTCTGGTTCGCTGTGATGCCTGTCCGGTTTTATGCCGGATACGTGAGGGCAAGACCGGGGCCTGTGACCGCTACGCCAATGTTGAGGGCGTTCTGACCCGTGTTGATCCGCTGGTCATTACCCAGCGGGCCGACAAGATTGTTCCTTTCGTTGAAGGTGAATGGGATGGCAACCCGGTAACGGAGCCGGAGAAATTCATCACCGGTGTCGGATCAGGCACGACCTATCCGGACTATAAACCCGCACCCTTTATCGTCTCCTCGGTCATCGACGGTGTTGATACGGTTACTGTCGTTTCCGAAGGTATTTTCAGTTACTGCGGTCTGAAGGCAAAGATCGACACAGATCGTTATCTCGGTCCGGAACAGGCGGCTGTCCGCTGCGAAGGCGAACAGATCGGCCATGTGACAACAGCGGAATATGGCTCGCAGATGCTGGCGCTGGGCGGCGTCCGCCATCTTACCGGCGGCAGCAAAAAGGAAGGCAATGTTACCTGTCAGGCGATGCTGGATCTCTGCAATCGCAAGGCGGTTGAACTGACAATTGATGATGGTTCAACGCTGATCCTGCAGGCGGGCGAGCCACCGGTTGTGGATGGCCTGAAGGAGAACCGTATGCGTGTGGGCTGTGGTTCTGCAACAATTGGTATCTTTGCCCAGCAATGGCAGGGCCATGCGGATGAAGTGATTGTCGTTGACGACCATATCACCGGCGTTCTGACCGAACATCAGGCCGGCCGTTTTCTCGACATGCCACCGGCGGGCATCCGCGTCAGGGGCAGGAAGTCTACCCCCGGTCGTTATTTTCAGGTCGCGGATCATGGCTCCGGCTGGGGCGGGACCAATGTTTCCGACCCGCTGGCGATCATCGACCGGATCAACCCCAAGACCGCCTGGCCGGGCATGCGTCTGCTGATGGTCTCGACGACCGGCGAGGATTCAGCCTGGTTTGTGCTGGATGAAGATCTGAAGCCGCAACCCGCTGATATGCCGGAACCGGTACAGGTTGTTGTTGATCGCATCGCGGAGAACTGCGAGCCGGCTCTTTGCAGCATTCTGTTCATGGCTGGTGCCGGTGGATCGCTTCGGGCGGGTGTGACGGAAAACCCGGTCCGCCTGACCAACAGCGTCAAGCAGTCCCTGACCCGTGTGACCTGTGGTGGTGCGCCGGTATTTGTCTGGCCGGGTGGGGGAATCACCATCATGGCGGATGTCACCCGAATGCCGGAAAACTCGTTCGGTTATGTACCGACACCGGCACTTGTCGCGCCTATTGAATTCACATTATCGCGTGAGGATTATGTGGCGCTTGGCGGTCATTCGGACCACATCGTCACGCTGGAAGAAGTACTGCGGCGTGACCGGCTGAAACTTGAAAACAACCGCCCGGAGAACCCCTGGCCTTCAGCGGGGAAACTGCATTGA
- a CDS encoding UPF0280 family protein, with the protein MALLPDGRKLHLQHGPIDIIAEARGDVASVRTAYHAAGLRFGSVLSELVQDLAVLRQPPSDIRPDFVSPVAARMYAAVSCHSDRHFVTPMAAVAGAVAEDILKAMHDAAPGLDSLIVNNGGDIALHVAGDSRITVGLVSNADAPRLDGDLTIDAASPVRGIATSGWRGRSQSLGIADSVTVLATAAAAADVAATLIANVVNIDHPVVRRAPAISLRDDTDLGDRLVTVDVGMLDRDSVEAALEAGRVVAADMADRGLILSASLMLQGVASVVSATSSAEASMVPLLKQGNGRQELRRGM; encoded by the coding sequence ATAGCCCTGTTGCCTGACGGCCGGAAGCTGCATCTGCAGCATGGCCCGATTGACATCATTGCTGAAGCACGTGGCGATGTTGCGTCAGTGCGAACGGCCTATCATGCGGCCGGATTGCGGTTCGGGTCAGTTCTGTCTGAACTGGTTCAGGATCTCGCCGTGCTGCGACAGCCTCCGTCAGATATCCGGCCTGATTTTGTCAGTCCGGTCGCAGCACGAATGTATGCTGCGGTGTCCTGTCATTCAGACCGACATTTTGTGACGCCAATGGCGGCTGTTGCCGGGGCCGTGGCAGAAGATATTCTGAAGGCCATGCATGACGCTGCGCCGGGACTGGATAGCCTCATTGTGAATAATGGCGGCGATATCGCGCTGCATGTTGCGGGTGATTCCCGGATAACCGTGGGGCTGGTCAGCAATGCAGATGCACCGCGTCTGGATGGTGATCTGACGATTGATGCCGCCAGTCCGGTTCGGGGGATTGCAACTTCCGGCTGGCGGGGGCGCTCGCAATCCCTGGGGATTGCGGATTCCGTAACCGTGCTGGCAACGGCGGCCGCAGCAGCGGACGTTGCGGCGACGCTGATAGCGAATGTGGTGAATATTGACCATCCGGTGGTCCGTCGGGCACCCGCCATCAGCCTGCGGGATGATACAGATCTTGGCGACCGTCTGGTCACAGTCGATGTCGGGATGCTGGACCGCGACAGTGTTGAAGCAGCACTTGAAGCAGGCCGGGTTGTTGCTGCGGATATGGCAGACCGGGGGCTGATACTGTCTGCCAGCCTGATGTTGCAGGGCGTGGCCAGTGTGGTGTCCGCAACGTCATCGGCGGAAGCCAGCATGGTGCCTCTGCTTAAGCAGGGGAATGGTCGACAAGAACTGAGGAGGGGGATGTGA
- a CDS encoding Rieske 2Fe-2S domain-containing protein, giving the protein MTFIQNAWYVAGWSTDIDRSLKRSTIIGQPVVVYRTEAGEVVALEDRCPHRFLPLSMGRLQGDVIECGYHGLRFDCSGKCVRIPGQERIPSTAQVRKYPVTENMGLVWVWMGDADLAATVEPFDLPEYHDPEWGVAHGDALLVDAHYLSLADNLCDPAHVSFVHGTTLGSPAGEEIPIYSERQDNKVLTWRWTLDAEPVAFFKMFGNFQGNVDRWQYYHLHAPSTAIIDFGSADAGTGAPDGNRDDCIQVYSCHFMTPVDERTTIDYWLHVRNFAAGDASVGERISDAFRIAFAEDKAILQAVQAEEDRLPDRQPVRIAIDAGANRLRKLISELKDKETYSAAAN; this is encoded by the coding sequence GTGACCTTCATTCAGAACGCCTGGTATGTTGCGGGCTGGAGCACGGATATCGACCGCAGCCTAAAGCGCAGTACGATTATCGGGCAGCCCGTGGTGGTCTACCGGACAGAAGCAGGAGAAGTGGTTGCACTGGAAGATCGCTGTCCGCATCGGTTCCTGCCCTTGTCCATGGGACGCCTTCAGGGGGATGTAATTGAATGCGGCTACCACGGACTACGTTTTGATTGTTCCGGAAAATGTGTCCGCATTCCGGGACAAGAGCGCATTCCGTCGACAGCGCAGGTTCGGAAGTATCCGGTCACCGAGAATATGGGGCTGGTCTGGGTCTGGATGGGGGATGCTGATCTGGCGGCAACTGTCGAGCCGTTTGATCTGCCGGAATATCATGACCCTGAATGGGGTGTGGCGCATGGGGATGCGTTGCTGGTTGACGCGCATTATCTCAGTCTGGCCGATAATCTCTGCGATCCGGCGCATGTCAGCTTCGTGCATGGCACGACATTAGGCAGCCCGGCGGGGGAGGAGATTCCGATCTATTCGGAACGGCAGGATAACAAGGTTCTGACCTGGCGCTGGACGCTGGATGCGGAGCCGGTCGCTTTTTTCAAGATGTTTGGAAATTTTCAGGGAAATGTGGACCGGTGGCAATATTACCATCTCCATGCTCCTTCAACGGCGATCATTGATTTTGGCAGTGCAGATGCAGGAACAGGCGCGCCGGATGGTAATCGAGATGACTGTATTCAGGTCTATTCCTGCCATTTCATGACTCCGGTCGATGAGCGGACGACCATCGATTACTGGCTGCATGTCCGCAATTTTGCGGCCGGGGATGCCTCGGTCGGTGAACGGATAAGCGATGCCTTCCGGATAGCTTTTGCTGAGGACAAAGCTATCCTGCAGGCCGTTCAGGCAGAGGAAGACCGCCTGCCGGACAGACAGCCGGTTCGTATCGCCATTGATGCCGGCGCGAACCGTCTGCGAAAATTGATTAGTGAATTGAAAGACAAGGAAACCTATTCTGCCGCCGCGAATTGA
- a CDS encoding ABC transporter substrate-binding protein, with amino-acid sequence MKRRTFIAAAGVAAMLAPGLAQSADTIKIGDINSYKTLPAHTLPYKYGVDLAIEQINAAGGVLGKQLEVISRDDQGKPGEAVKLAEELFVKEGVSLISGSLFSHIGLALTSYAGQKKKLYLAAEPLADALVWEQGNRYTFRLRPSTYMQAAMLAEVAAKNPAKRWATIAPNYAYGKDAVAAFQKVLKAKRPDVEFVGEQWPALFKIDAGSETQALEAVKPDAIYNVTFGSDLAKFVREGEVRGLFKDRLVVGLLTGEPEYLDPLKDEAPKGWLVTGYPWYDFNEPAHKAFVDAYQAKFNDYPRVGSIVGYNAMLVIAEAIKKAGSTDTEKLVDAMEGLDTDTPLGKIHMRALDHQSTMGAFVGTTALKDGKGIMVDWSYLDGGAYLPSDEEVRKMRPAN; translated from the coding sequence ATGAAACGCAGAACTTTTATCGCAGCAGCAGGTGTTGCTGCGATGCTGGCGCCGGGACTGGCGCAATCCGCCGATACCATCAAGATCGGTGATATCAACAGTTACAAGACACTGCCCGCGCATACACTGCCCTATAAATATGGTGTCGATCTGGCCATTGAGCAGATCAACGCTGCGGGTGGTGTCCTTGGCAAACAGCTTGAAGTGATCTCACGCGATGATCAGGGCAAGCCGGGTGAAGCGGTCAAGCTGGCCGAAGAACTGTTTGTGAAAGAAGGCGTCTCGCTGATTTCGGGTTCGCTGTTCTCGCATATCGGTCTGGCGCTGACATCCTATGCCGGGCAGAAGAAAAAGCTGTATCTCGCAGCTGAACCGCTGGCTGATGCACTGGTCTGGGAACAGGGCAATCGTTACACCTTCCGCCTGCGTCCCTCGACCTATATGCAGGCTGCCATGCTGGCTGAGGTTGCTGCGAAGAACCCGGCCAAGCGCTGGGCGACAATCGCTCCCAACTATGCGTATGGCAAAGATGCGGTTGCCGCCTTCCAGAAGGTTCTGAAGGCCAAGCGTCCGGATGTTGAGTTCGTGGGCGAACAGTGGCCGGCTCTGTTCAAGATTGATGCCGGTTCGGAAACCCAGGCTCTCGAGGCCGTTAAGCCGGATGCAATCTACAACGTGACCTTCGGATCCGATCTCGCGAAATTCGTTCGTGAGGGCGAAGTGCGTGGCCTGTTCAAGGATCGTCTGGTCGTTGGTCTGCTGACCGGCGAGCCGGAATATCTCGACCCGCTGAAGGACGAAGCACCGAAAGGCTGGCTGGTTACAGGCTATCCCTGGTACGACTTCAACGAGCCGGCTCACAAGGCTTTCGTCGATGCTTATCAGGCCAAGTTCAACGACTATCCGCGTGTCGGGTCGATCGTTGGCTACAACGCCATGCTGGTGATTGCCGAGGCCATCAAGAAAGCCGGTTCGACTGATACGGAAAAGCTGGTCGATGCCATGGAAGGTCTCGATACGGATACGCCGCTTGGCAAGATCCACATGCGTGCGCTGGATCATCAGTCAACGATGGGGGCCTTCGTCGGCACCACCGCGTTGAAGGATGGCAAGGGCATCATGGTTGACTGGAGCTACCTCGATGGTGGCGCCTATCTGCCGTCAGATGAAGAAGTCCGCAAGATGCGGCCTGCGAACTGA